One Malus domestica chromosome 11, GDT2T_hap1 genomic region harbors:
- the LOC103449171 gene encoding pectinesterase inhibitor-like, which translates to MRPIAAAFFFLSTLCAAKFLVVAGNGQAQGVSQGSNTAAAAGEVNMKLLEQACQNSPRKDLCIETLEKDPNSKGADLTGLAFVAIRLAAAMASDVDEHMRSLLIHNATTLDPTIQQGLADCIEHYSDANEQLDDCVEAISTHNLEEVELWVNVAISDADLCDSSLGGEKSVIKAKNEAFRLLCNNILSIVKVLPAHK; encoded by the coding sequence atgaggCCAATTGCAGCAGCATTTTTCTTCCTCTCAACATTATGTGCCGCAAAATTTCTCGTCGTCGCTGGAAACGGTCAAGCTCAAGGTGTAAGTCAAGGCAGCAACACCGCCGCTGCCGCAGGTGAGGTGAACATGAAGCTTCTTGAACAAGCGTGCCAGAATTCACCCCGTAAGGACTTATGCATCGAAACCCTGGAGAAGGACCCGAACAGCAAGGGCGCGGACCTCACCGGCCTTGCCTTCGTTGCCATCCGGCTGGCTGCCGCAATGGCCTCCGACGTGGACGAGCACATGCGGTCGTTGCTCATTCACAACGCTACCACTTTGGACCCCACGATTCAGCAGGGGTTGGCAGACTGCATTGAGCACTACTCCGATGCCAACGAGCAGCTCGACGATTGCGTCGAGGCCATCTCGACGCATAACTTAGAGGAAGTGGAACTGTGGGTCAACGTGGCGATTTCCGACGCCGACTTATGCGACAGCTCGCTCGGGGGAGAGAAATCCGTGATCAAAGCCAAGAACGAAGCGTTCCGCCTCTTGTGCAATAATATTTTGTCCATCGTCAAGGTCTTGCCTGCTCACAAGTGA
- the LOC103449170 gene encoding RING-H2 finger protein ATL64-like, translating to MDIDTHKRTHYALNGKIMLCSVVILFVVVFTIACFHSYVRCFFHRSRHQRHRRNHRSLTSLLETTLSSITNPKALDPSVLKTLPAFTYSATTGTKNAVVTPLECAVCLSEFEDQEQGRLLPMCNHAFHIDCIDTWFQSQSNCPLCRAPVQPDIPVPKREISPEISITVNEPSGSEQERSKGNMGFSRCASSTSLSPEECGRKPFTEVVGVSVLVDEVPNRICFGSPKNNYSGQKSSGSGTQILSLKRIWSI from the coding sequence ATGGATATAGACACCCACAAACGTACCCACTACGCTTTGAACGGCAAGATCATGCTCTGCTCAGTCGTCATTCTCTTCGTCGTAGTCTTCACCATCGCTTGCTTCCACAGCTACGTCCGCTGCTTCTTCCACCGCAGTCGCCACCAACGACATCGTCGCAACCACCGCTCTCTCACCTCCCTCCTCGAGACCACTCTCTCTTCTATTACCAATCCAAAGGCCTTGGACCCCTCTGTTCTCAAAACCCTACCTGCTTTTACTTACTCTGCCACCACCGGCACCAAAAACGCCGTCGTAACACCGCTGGAGTGCGCAGTGTGCTTATCGGAGTTCGAAGATCAAGAGCAAGGCCGTCTACTGCCCATGTGCAACCATGCCTTCCATATCGACTGTATCGACACTTGGTTTCAGTCGCAGTCCAATTGTCCACTCTGCAGGGCGCCGGTACAACCCGATATTCCGGTTCCTAAGCGAGAGATTTCGCCAGAAATCTCAATAACAGTGAATGAACCCTCCGGTTCGGAGCAAGAGAGGAGTAAGGGTAACATGGGTTTTTCAAGATGCGCGTCGTCGACGAGTTTATCGCCGGAGGAATGTGGGAGGAAGCCATTCACGGAAGTGGTGGGGGTATCTGTTCTCGTGGATGAGGTGCCTAATCGTATCTGTTTCGGTTCACCCAAAAACAATTACAGCGGACAAAAATCTTCGGGTTCGGGCACCCAGATTCTGTCGTTAAAGAGGATATGGAGCATATAG